From the genome of Elusimicrobiota bacterium, one region includes:
- a CDS encoding ATP-binding protein produces the protein MMKLLAHIFKDGTSWQKRQFHLSDQGTLVVLRWLVFLGLLLLSAYNCTEGKSLTYAWLPLSICLLYGTSNVALGFWKNSPLLSGRGPSVLFLMDVGLIGSALYSSAGLDADLYLICFLIVYLASLSRRIKDAIPLAVVAGMIYSALLIHQKPDIDLLDPHILLRFPFFFILAFFSTYLSEETEKSRRRIHELEKERDSVMRELDRKQAQLVQAEKLSAMGHMAGALAHEIRNPLCVIIGYVSELRTLLPEAEPAQKFLAIVERCANRCNELVENLLRFSRLPQGEERFQLNSVVTDALELVRIGKKALGVQILTEFQCDLWMVGRPGEIQQIVLNLCSNAMDALPAGGTVTVRTRRQLFGSQDWMVVEVRDTGIGIPEDLRKKIFDPFFTTKPSGKGTGLGLSIVRDIVRNYHGLIEVQSELNKGTTFVIRLPAARMTAEVPVSPAVDQLAA, from the coding sequence ATGATGAAACTCCTTGCACACATCTTTAAAGACGGCACCTCGTGGCAAAAACGCCAATTCCACCTGTCGGACCAGGGCACTCTGGTGGTCCTGCGGTGGCTGGTTTTCCTGGGCCTTTTGCTGTTGTCCGCCTACAACTGTACGGAAGGGAAATCTCTCACGTACGCCTGGCTGCCCCTTTCGATCTGCCTGCTCTACGGAACGTCCAATGTGGCTCTCGGATTCTGGAAAAACTCGCCGCTGCTTTCCGGACGGGGCCCGTCGGTTCTATTCCTCATGGACGTTGGCCTGATCGGGTCCGCGCTCTATTCGTCGGCAGGGTTGGATGCCGATCTCTACCTGATTTGTTTTTTGATCGTCTATCTGGCTTCCTTAAGCCGCCGCATCAAGGATGCGATCCCGCTGGCCGTCGTCGCCGGGATGATTTATTCGGCTCTTCTCATTCATCAAAAACCTGACATCGACCTCCTGGACCCGCATATCTTGCTGCGGTTTCCGTTCTTCTTTATTCTGGCCTTCTTCTCCACATACCTTTCCGAAGAGACTGAAAAAAGCCGCCGGCGGATCCATGAGCTCGAAAAAGAACGGGACTCGGTCATGCGGGAGCTGGACCGCAAACAAGCGCAGCTGGTCCAGGCGGAGAAATTATCCGCCATGGGCCATATGGCCGGAGCCCTGGCCCATGAGATCCGGAACCCGCTGTGCGTGATCATTGGTTACGTCAGTGAATTGCGCACGCTGCTGCCGGAAGCGGAGCCGGCGCAAAAATTCCTGGCGATCGTCGAGCGGTGCGCCAACCGCTGCAACGAACTCGTGGAAAATCTCCTGCGGTTCTCCCGCCTGCCTCAAGGCGAAGAACGGTTCCAGCTGAACAGTGTCGTCACCGATGCTCTCGAGCTGGTTCGAATCGGGAAGAAAGCGCTGGGGGTTCAGATTTTGACGGAATTTCAGTGCGATCTTTGGATGGTCGGACGGCCGGGAGAAATCCAGCAGATCGTTTTAAACCTCTGCAGCAATGCCATGGACGCGCTGCCGGCCGGCGGAACCGTCACGGTACGGACGCGCCGTCAACTGTTCGGCAGTCAGGACTGGATGGTGGTGGAAGTGCGGGACACCGGCATCGGCATCCCGGAAGATCTTCGCAAAAAAATCTTTGACCCCTTCTTCACGACCAAGCCGTCCGGTAAAGGGACCGGCCTCGGACTCAGTATTGTCAGAGACATCGTCCGAAATTACCACGGGCTGATCGAGGTCCAATCCGAGTTGAATAAGGGGACAACGTTCGTGATCCGGCTGCCAGCCGCCCGGATGACAGCCGAGGTTCCGGTTTCCCCTGCCGTCGACCAACTAGCGGCTTAG
- a CDS encoding riboflavin synthase → MFTGIIETIGKVVKYERNAAWIQLPFRRLSLGESVCVDGVCLTASSIRGSTARFDIGPETARITTLGSLKPGSCVNLERALRIGDRLGGHWVTGHVEDRGRIVKIEDAGDSCFLSLKVPAALTRYIIAKGSLTIDGISLTIVSRRKRQVKIMLIPHTLSHTTLGHKRPGDWVNLETDILAKYAQATS, encoded by the coding sequence ATGTTTACCGGAATCATTGAGACGATTGGAAAAGTAGTAAAATACGAACGAAATGCTGCGTGGATACAGCTCCCGTTCCGCCGCCTGTCGCTGGGTGAAAGTGTCTGTGTGGACGGGGTCTGTCTGACCGCTTCTTCCATTCGAGGATCAACGGCTCGTTTCGATATCGGTCCTGAAACCGCCCGCATCACCACGTTAGGCTCCCTGAAGCCCGGTTCCTGCGTTAATCTGGAACGGGCGCTAAGGATCGGCGACCGGCTGGGCGGGCATTGGGTTACGGGTCACGTCGAAGACCGCGGACGGATCGTCAAGATTGAAGACGCCGGAGACAGCTGCTTTCTGTCGTTGAAAGTCCCCGCGGCGCTGACGCGCTACATTATCGCCAAGGGAAGCCTGACCATCGACGGGATCAGCCTCACGATCGTTTCCCGGCGAAAGCGCCAAGTTAAAATTATGCTGATTCCGCACACGCTGTCACACACCACGCTGGGCCACAAGCGACCGGGCGATTGGGTGAATCTGGAAACGGACATTCTGGCGAAGTACGCCCAAGCGACCTCTTAA
- the ribD gene encoding bifunctional diaminohydroxyphosphoribosylaminopyrimidine deaminase/5-amino-6-(5-phosphoribosylamino)uracil reductase RibD: MKSALALAVRGRGRVHPNPMVGAVLVRNNREVGAGFHRFFGGPHAEAEALRAAGARARGATLYINLEPCSHWGKTPPCAEALAAAGVREVVAAMRDPNPLVAGRGFAFLRRHGIRVKTGVLEASAQRLNRAFVSWVVRKKPYVTLKVASSLDGRIATAGGESRWITSAAARSSGHHLRAEADAIAVGIHTVLRDNPSLLAHGRGRDPQSVIFDSRLRISPCAKVLQGPSPAWILSTVRAPRRKRAILEAQGVHVEILPSSLGGRVNVKAALVWLAKKGIAHLLVEGGGELHASFLEEKAADEVIWFIAPKILGGLQAKPAIGGRGVRRLKDAWPLKGMSMTSVGKDWCIRGNLRD, encoded by the coding sequence ATGAAGAGCGCGCTGGCTCTGGCGGTCCGGGGGCGCGGACGCGTGCACCCGAACCCGATGGTGGGCGCGGTTCTGGTCCGGAACAACCGTGAAGTCGGCGCCGGCTTTCACCGGTTTTTTGGCGGACCGCATGCGGAAGCGGAAGCGCTTCGAGCGGCCGGAGCGCGCGCCAGAGGCGCTACGCTGTATATCAATCTGGAGCCCTGTTCCCACTGGGGCAAAACGCCTCCGTGTGCGGAAGCGCTTGCGGCCGCGGGGGTCCGTGAAGTGGTGGCCGCCATGCGCGACCCGAATCCTCTGGTCGCCGGCCGCGGGTTTGCCTTTCTTCGCCGGCACGGCATCCGGGTGAAAACCGGTGTCCTGGAGGCCAGCGCTCAGCGGTTGAATCGAGCATTTGTCAGCTGGGTGGTCCGGAAAAAACCCTATGTGACGTTGAAAGTGGCCTCCTCTCTGGATGGCCGGATCGCTACCGCCGGCGGAGAGTCGCGGTGGATCACATCCGCGGCCGCGCGATCCTCCGGTCACCATCTGCGGGCCGAGGCGGATGCGATCGCGGTCGGTATTCATACTGTTTTAAGAGATAATCCGTCCCTTCTGGCGCATGGACGCGGCCGCGATCCGCAGAGCGTGATTTTTGACAGCCGTCTGAGAATCTCCCCGTGCGCGAAAGTGCTTCAGGGCCCGTCCCCGGCATGGATTCTCTCTACCGTGCGCGCTCCCCGGCGGAAACGAGCGATTCTGGAAGCCCAAGGCGTTCACGTGGAGATCCTCCCTTCCAGTCTGGGTGGACGTGTGAATGTGAAAGCCGCGCTGGTCTGGCTGGCGAAAAAAGGCATCGCGCATCTGCTGGTCGAAGGCGGCGGTGAACTGCACGCGTCATTTTTAGAAGAGAAGGCTGCTGACGAAGTCATCTGGTTTATAGCACCTAAAATTCTCGGGGGACTTCAGGCCAAACCCGCCATCGGGGGTCGGGGAGTCCGGCGATTAAAAGACGCATGGCCGCTCAAAGGCATGTCCATGACGTCTGTTGGAAAGGACTGGTGCATCCGAGGGAATCTGAGGGATTAA
- a CDS encoding AAA family ATPase, with amino-acid sequence MRLKRLEMVGFKSFADKTRVEFEPGITAIVGPNGCGKSNIADAIRWSLGEMSAKTLRSQQMMDVIFNGTANRPSQGLSEVALTFDNASHQIPLDYSEVTVARRLFRSGESEYSINKTQCRLRDVRELFLDTGIGNEGYYVMAQGKIEFILSSRPEERRELFEEAAGVAKYKARRDEALRKLNKVEQDMLRLNDSLAIYKQQMDSLESAVRKARQHQKLQEELRTLEISSFVHGFQKAQTDWESVHTRQQEEQERLSRLQEDVTVRETRLSEARTLSEQLELDVLERQKTVAQMESDWAKTEAERHAAQERQGELEQAQKRLEQESVQLQSSVEEWRQTQAALQQDVAALRGQFHERNEKFKHENERGRVEQQGAHQKQKELEQTKARLLELARLVGHHRNETVRLTSLSIRHEESSKAKQRELEKVQTRRSGLEEQLQQQGQLAQSTQDRLRSAQSRLSELDAQQQKDRDALADVEKNIQELRERLARLGAEKIALERWLQQDPVALAASALRQASLPGIHGPVSDLLRTSNPYQRLLDRALGDRAHYFVAESLNDAQAAVRFLSDEHKGWATFLILDRLMQSQDLPPLDEHFGSRSLAVQVDCDLMFNPVKQFLLSKTYYVGVTLFEESILQGGADPEGVSFQATPADLSRLQQELTQDQQSLGQFETQRQGLHEAVSQRETERGPIQAELSQIQVVVQVQQETLNRLREDLQMIGTEERLLERERQEALQAIAQAQKALQQEEILLTTLEEEDKTLQQTLQSQDSALHELRQKIQSQQSAIAQLRVEAETMRERLLGKEKEEENARGRLGTVEHRIGQIQEEQAQNAERLSQVIATQTEKTQALESLQTVRQSQGASLTELLSQREGLQGQLHQQEQDLSAARQALAQAQTQAQEAEFQVRTLDQERTRLEQILRDTYQLSLEEARSSHGEIQPNPEELTRIRRRLESLGAVNLAAPEEHAQLEERYHFLLTQQQDLLKAKEDLHQAISKINATTREHFRTTFDQVRAHFQTLYQTLFQGGEADLILTDEHNLLETGIEIMAQPPGKKLQNITLLSGGEKALTAIALLFAFFMVKPSPFCLLDEVDAPLDEANVGRFLRMVKSFSEKTQFIVITHNKRTMEMADVLYGVTMAELGVSSLISVKLQERKPADVVAA; translated from the coding sequence GTGCGACTAAAACGTCTGGAGATGGTTGGGTTTAAGTCGTTCGCCGATAAAACCCGCGTGGAGTTTGAGCCCGGTATTACCGCCATTGTCGGTCCGAACGGCTGCGGCAAATCCAATATTGCCGATGCCATTCGCTGGTCGTTGGGTGAAATGTCTGCCAAAACCCTGCGAAGCCAGCAGATGATGGATGTCATTTTTAACGGCACGGCGAACCGTCCCTCGCAAGGCTTGTCGGAAGTGGCGCTGACGTTTGATAACGCCTCCCACCAGATCCCGCTGGACTACTCCGAAGTGACCGTGGCCCGCCGGTTGTTCCGTTCCGGCGAATCCGAATACTCCATCAATAAAACGCAATGCCGTCTCCGTGACGTGCGCGAACTTTTTCTGGATACCGGCATCGGCAACGAAGGCTACTACGTCATGGCGCAGGGCAAGATCGAATTTATTCTCAGTTCAAGGCCGGAGGAACGCCGCGAGCTTTTTGAAGAAGCGGCCGGGGTGGCCAAGTACAAGGCCCGGCGGGACGAGGCGCTGCGCAAGCTGAATAAGGTCGAGCAGGACATGCTCCGGCTGAACGATTCACTGGCGATTTATAAGCAGCAGATGGACAGCTTGGAGTCGGCCGTCCGCAAAGCGCGCCAGCATCAAAAACTCCAGGAAGAGCTGCGCACGCTGGAGATCTCTTCGTTCGTGCACGGATTTCAAAAGGCGCAGACGGATTGGGAGAGTGTCCACACCCGTCAGCAGGAAGAGCAGGAGCGCTTGAGCCGGCTTCAGGAGGATGTGACGGTCCGCGAGACGCGTCTGTCTGAGGCGCGCACGCTTTCCGAGCAGCTCGAACTCGACGTGCTCGAACGTCAGAAAACCGTGGCCCAGATGGAAAGCGACTGGGCGAAGACCGAAGCCGAGCGTCACGCCGCGCAGGAGCGTCAGGGGGAGTTGGAGCAGGCGCAGAAGCGTCTGGAACAGGAAAGCGTCCAGCTTCAGTCTTCCGTCGAGGAATGGCGTCAGACCCAGGCCGCTCTCCAGCAGGACGTGGCGGCTTTGCGGGGCCAGTTTCACGAACGGAACGAAAAATTTAAACATGAAAATGAACGTGGCCGGGTCGAGCAGCAGGGCGCTCACCAGAAGCAGAAGGAACTGGAACAGACCAAAGCCCGCCTGCTGGAACTGGCGCGCCTCGTCGGGCACCACCGCAATGAAACCGTCCGCTTAACCTCGCTGTCCATCCGGCACGAGGAATCCTCCAAAGCCAAACAACGCGAGCTCGAAAAAGTGCAGACGCGCCGTTCTGGGTTAGAGGAGCAGCTGCAGCAGCAGGGACAACTGGCCCAATCCACCCAGGACCGTCTGAGGAGTGCGCAGAGCCGGCTCTCGGAACTGGACGCGCAGCAGCAGAAGGACCGGGACGCGCTGGCGGACGTTGAGAAAAATATTCAAGAATTGCGGGAACGTCTGGCGCGCCTCGGCGCCGAGAAAATCGCTCTGGAGCGGTGGCTCCAACAGGATCCCGTGGCGTTGGCCGCGTCCGCTCTCCGCCAGGCCTCCTTGCCGGGGATTCATGGTCCGGTGTCGGACCTGCTGCGCACCTCCAATCCCTATCAGCGGCTTCTGGACCGCGCGCTCGGCGACCGTGCCCATTATTTTGTCGCCGAATCCCTGAATGACGCTCAGGCCGCCGTCCGTTTCCTTTCCGACGAGCATAAGGGCTGGGCGACCTTTCTGATCCTGGACCGTTTGATGCAGAGCCAGGACCTGCCGCCCCTCGATGAGCATTTCGGCAGCCGTTCCCTGGCGGTCCAGGTGGATTGTGACCTGATGTTTAATCCTGTCAAACAATTTCTCTTGAGCAAAACCTACTACGTGGGCGTCACGCTTTTTGAGGAGAGCATTCTTCAGGGCGGCGCCGACCCCGAGGGCGTCAGCTTTCAGGCCACTCCCGCGGATCTCAGCCGGCTGCAGCAGGAGCTGACGCAGGATCAACAGTCGCTGGGGCAGTTCGAAACGCAGCGGCAGGGGCTGCACGAAGCGGTTTCTCAGCGCGAGACGGAACGCGGCCCCATCCAGGCGGAGCTCAGCCAGATCCAGGTCGTCGTCCAGGTCCAGCAGGAGACGCTGAACCGTCTTCGGGAAGACCTGCAGATGATCGGCACGGAAGAGCGGCTGCTCGAGCGCGAGCGCCAGGAAGCCCTGCAGGCCATCGCGCAGGCCCAGAAGGCGCTGCAGCAGGAAGAGATTTTACTGACGACGCTGGAAGAAGAGGATAAAACCCTCCAGCAGACCCTTCAGAGCCAGGACAGCGCGCTTCACGAACTGCGGCAGAAGATTCAATCCCAGCAATCCGCCATCGCGCAGCTTCGCGTGGAAGCCGAAACCATGCGGGAGCGTTTGCTCGGCAAGGAAAAGGAAGAAGAAAACGCCCGCGGGCGTCTGGGGACGGTGGAGCACCGGATCGGGCAGATTCAGGAGGAGCAGGCCCAGAATGCCGAACGGTTAAGCCAGGTGATCGCGACCCAGACGGAAAAAACCCAGGCGCTAGAATCGCTGCAAACGGTCCGTCAGTCGCAAGGCGCTTCACTGACGGAACTTCTGTCCCAGCGGGAAGGCCTTCAGGGCCAGCTCCATCAGCAGGAACAGGATCTCTCCGCCGCCCGTCAGGCGCTGGCCCAAGCCCAGACCCAGGCGCAGGAAGCCGAGTTCCAGGTCCGCACCCTCGATCAAGAGCGCACCCGTTTGGAGCAGATCCTCAGAGACACCTATCAGCTCTCATTAGAAGAGGCCAGGTCCTCCCATGGCGAGATCCAGCCTAATCCAGAGGAACTGACGCGCATTCGCCGCCGTTTGGAAAGCCTTGGCGCGGTGAATCTCGCGGCGCCGGAAGAACACGCTCAGTTGGAGGAGCGCTATCATTTTCTGCTCACGCAGCAGCAGGATCTCTTGAAAGCCAAGGAAGATCTGCATCAGGCCATCTCCAAAATTAACGCCACGACCCGGGAGCATTTCCGGACAACCTTCGACCAGGTCCGGGCCCATTTCCAGACCCTTTACCAGACGCTTTTCCAGGGCGGGGAAGCCGATCTGATCCTCACCGACGAGCACAACCTGCTCGAAACCGGAATTGAGATCATGGCCCAGCCGCCGGGGAAGAAACTACAGAATATCACGCTGCTCTCCGGCGGCGAGAAAGCGCTGACCGCTATCGCTCTTTTATTCGCCTTCTTCATGGTCAAACCGAGCCCCTTCTGTCTCCTGGACGAAGTCGATGCGCCTCTGGATGAAGCCAACGTGGGCCGCTTCCTGCGCATGGTCAAGTCCTTCTCGGAAAAGACCCAGTTTATTGTCATCACCCACAATAAGCGGACCATGGAAATGGCCGATGTCCTCTATGGCGTCACCATGGCCGAGCTGGGAGTCTCCAGCCTCATCTCCGTTAAACTGCAAGAGCGAAAGCCCGCCGACGTTGTGGCCGCTTAG
- the ribH gene encoding 6,7-dimethyl-8-ribityllumazine synthase, translated as MVTAKTKLTLPKDAAAGKRFGIVAAHYHEELTQVLHAGAVSVLKEHGAKADNIVTVWVPGSFEIPLAARAMAQQSFDAIICLGVIVKGETSHDKYIAREVARGISQISQKSGIPVSFGVLTTQTLEQAQARAGGDKGNKGAEAAETAVAMIHVLKQIKDCSAKPSQSVGFGFGPQ; from the coding sequence ATGGTGACCGCTAAAACGAAACTCACTCTGCCTAAGGATGCCGCTGCTGGAAAACGGTTCGGTATCGTGGCGGCGCATTATCACGAAGAGCTGACGCAGGTCCTGCACGCGGGCGCGGTCTCGGTCTTAAAAGAGCACGGCGCCAAAGCGGACAATATCGTGACGGTCTGGGTTCCGGGGTCTTTTGAGATCCCTCTGGCGGCCCGGGCCATGGCCCAGCAGTCTTTTGACGCCATTATTTGCCTCGGTGTGATTGTGAAGGGGGAAACCTCTCACGATAAGTACATCGCCAGGGAAGTGGCGCGCGGCATTTCACAGATCTCCCAGAAATCAGGTATTCCTGTGTCCTTCGGTGTGCTGACCACTCAGACGCTGGAGCAGGCGCAGGCGCGCGCCGGCGGAGACAAAGGAAACAAGGGCGCTGAAGCGGCGGAGACGGCGGTGGCCATGATTCACGTTTTGAAACAAATCAAAGATTGTTCAGCGAAACCGAGCCAAAGCGTCGGTTTCGGCTTCGGACCCCAATAA
- a CDS encoding bifunctional 3,4-dihydroxy-2-butanone-4-phosphate synthase/GTP cyclohydrolase II, which translates to MSFSSIPDAIRDIRNGRMIIVVDDPSRENEGDLVCAASKATPELINFMAKFGRGLVCLPILGERLDQLRIAPMVEHNQELRDAAFTVSVDARQGVTTGISAGDRSRTVRAILAPKTKPEDLSRPGHIFPLRYREGGVLVRAGHTEAAVDLAKMARLYPAGVICEIMNEDGTMARMPELKRFARRHHLRMITIEELIEYRRKTERLVSRSVTAKLPTRHGNFIAHLYEDVLNKEHHLAIVHGDVDGKKDVLVRVHSSCFTGDTLGSLRCDCGEQLHKALARIAQEKRGVLLYMHQEGRGIGLENKLKAYALQDQGMDTVEANEALGFKPDLRHYGIGAQILVDLGLSSIRLMTNNPRKIVGIDGYGLHVTQRVPLEVPANRTNRKYLRTKKEKMGHLLEQITVQ; encoded by the coding sequence ATGTCTTTTTCCTCTATCCCTGATGCTATCCGTGATATCCGAAACGGCCGGATGATTATCGTTGTCGATGACCCTTCCAGGGAAAACGAAGGCGATCTCGTCTGCGCGGCCTCGAAAGCCACGCCTGAGTTGATTAATTTCATGGCGAAGTTCGGACGGGGATTGGTCTGCCTTCCCATTCTAGGCGAGCGTCTGGACCAGCTGCGGATCGCTCCCATGGTCGAGCATAACCAGGAGCTGCGCGACGCCGCGTTCACCGTTTCCGTGGATGCCCGCCAGGGCGTGACCACCGGTATTTCCGCAGGGGACCGCTCACGGACCGTCCGGGCGATTCTGGCGCCCAAAACCAAACCGGAAGATCTGTCGCGGCCTGGCCATATTTTCCCGCTTCGCTACCGCGAAGGAGGCGTGCTGGTGCGCGCCGGTCATACCGAAGCCGCGGTGGATCTGGCGAAGATGGCCCGGCTTTATCCCGCCGGCGTCATCTGCGAAATTATGAATGAAGACGGTACCATGGCGCGGATGCCTGAGCTCAAGCGCTTTGCCCGCCGGCATCATCTCAGAATGATTACGATCGAAGAGCTCATTGAATACCGGCGCAAGACCGAGCGGCTCGTGAGCCGTTCCGTGACCGCCAAACTTCCGACCCGTCACGGCAATTTTATAGCCCATCTTTATGAGGATGTTTTGAACAAGGAACATCATCTGGCGATTGTTCACGGAGATGTTGATGGAAAGAAAGACGTTCTGGTCCGCGTGCACTCGTCCTGCTTTACGGGAGACACGCTGGGCTCGCTGCGCTGCGATTGCGGAGAGCAGCTTCACAAGGCGCTCGCCCGCATCGCTCAGGAGAAGCGGGGCGTCCTGCTCTATATGCATCAAGAGGGGCGCGGCATCGGCCTGGAAAACAAGTTGAAGGCCTACGCGCTTCAGGACCAGGGCATGGACACCGTCGAGGCCAATGAAGCGCTGGGATTCAAGCCGGACCTGCGTCATTACGGGATCGGCGCCCAGATTCTGGTGGACCTGGGGTTGAGCAGCATCCGTCTGATGACCAACAATCCCCGGAAAATCGTCGGGATCGACGGCTACGGCCTGCACGTGACCCAGCGGGTGCCGCTGGAAGTGCCGGCCAACCGGACCAACCGGAAATATTTAAGAACGAAAAAAGAAAAAATGGGACATTTGCTGGAACAAATTACAGTACAGTAA
- the nusB gene encoding transcription antitermination factor NusB: MANGSRRQGREAALQVVYMVDLCKQSVTDVTAAAWSEEPLTEKIRQFAQHLAQGVVERQAEIDQLLKKYTENWELSRMAAIDRSILRIAAFEILQDLETPINVIINEAVEVAKKYSTSESGRFVNGILDKLKLERKS; the protein is encoded by the coding sequence ATGGCCAACGGATCACGTCGGCAGGGTCGCGAAGCGGCTTTGCAGGTTGTTTATATGGTTGATTTGTGCAAGCAGTCCGTCACCGACGTGACGGCGGCGGCCTGGTCGGAGGAGCCGCTGACGGAAAAAATACGCCAGTTTGCCCAGCATCTGGCGCAGGGCGTGGTGGAGCGGCAGGCGGAAATCGATCAGCTGTTGAAGAAGTACACGGAGAACTGGGAACTGAGCCGGATGGCGGCGATCGACCGGTCTATCTTGAGGATCGCGGCCTTTGAAATTTTGCAGGATCTGGAAACGCCCATTAACGTGATCATTAATGAGGCCGTTGAAGTGGCGAAGAAGTACTCCACGTCGGAGTCCGGCCGGTTCGTGAACGGGATTTTGGACAAGCTGAAGCTGGAACGCAAGAGCTGA
- a CDS encoding WecB/TagA/CpsF family glycosyltransferase — protein MWPLRARPASFHILGSRVDRVGFSDALNIMLSLVEEPSFHQVVTVNTLMLLAAEQDPVLRQLLSDAALAVPESWGIGWAGRRLRVPLPHFVPGIDLMEALCEQAGRRGQSIFLLGSRPGVAEAAVQALVRRYPGLRVAGTHHGYFSRAQEPEIIEAIRAAAPTYLFVGLSMPDQEKWIYRYRASLAARVAMGVGGSFDVLSGQLHRAPFWMRRLGIEWVYRLMQEPWRWRRIAQLPVFMRKVWLSR, from the coding sequence TTGTGGCCGCTTAGGGCTCGACCGGCGTCCTTCCACATCCTCGGTTCGCGCGTGGACCGGGTCGGTTTTTCCGACGCTCTCAACATCATGCTGTCTCTGGTTGAAGAACCTTCCTTTCATCAGGTCGTGACGGTCAATACCTTGATGCTTCTAGCCGCTGAGCAGGATCCTGTGCTTCGCCAGTTGTTGTCAGACGCGGCATTGGCGGTACCGGAATCCTGGGGGATCGGCTGGGCCGGTCGCCGGCTCCGAGTGCCTCTTCCCCATTTTGTCCCCGGCATTGATTTGATGGAAGCGCTTTGCGAACAGGCCGGTCGCCGCGGACAAAGCATTTTTCTTCTAGGTTCCCGGCCCGGGGTTGCCGAAGCCGCGGTGCAAGCGCTGGTCCGGCGTTACCCTGGCCTTCGCGTCGCCGGGACTCACCACGGTTACTTCTCCAGGGCGCAGGAACCCGAAATCATTGAGGCCATCCGGGCGGCAGCCCCCACCTATCTGTTTGTGGGCCTGTCGATGCCGGATCAGGAGAAATGGATTTACCGGTACCGGGCTTCGCTGGCCGCACGCGTGGCCATGGGCGTGGGCGGAAGTTTTGATGTCTTGTCCGGACAGCTTCACCGCGCGCCGTTTTGGATGCGCCGCCTGGGAATCGAATGGGTGTACCGGTTGATGCAGGAGCCGTGGCGCTGGCGGCGGATCGCGCAGCTGCCGGTGTTTATGCGGAAGGTTTGGCTAAGCCGCTAG